A DNA window from Polyangium spumosum contains the following coding sequences:
- a CDS encoding ABC transporter permease, whose product MGTTFIIAKREFRSNFDSTLAYVVICLGLILLGFVFFEFGGGFWQQDRASLVQIFAQAPRGLSFLIIPVVTMRLLAEEKRSGTLEMLITLPVKDHEVILGKFLGALGLVLLLVASTLLYPLMMFWKPWDLGPLDMGPVYSGYLGLLLYSAAAVSIGLLISALAESQTVAFFITFVTLFALHMVGSVADKMPTPWLREAISFISFDTRLVPFAKGMINTRDIVYFASITVGCLMAAFRALERRKWA is encoded by the coding sequence ATGGGCACCACATTCATCATCGCGAAGCGCGAGTTCCGCTCGAACTTCGACTCGACGCTCGCCTACGTCGTGATCTGCCTCGGGCTGATCCTCCTGGGCTTCGTGTTCTTCGAGTTCGGGGGCGGCTTCTGGCAGCAGGACCGGGCCTCGCTCGTGCAGATCTTCGCGCAGGCGCCGCGGGGTTTGTCGTTCCTGATCATCCCCGTCGTGACGATGCGCCTCCTCGCGGAGGAGAAGCGCTCGGGCACGCTCGAGATGCTGATCACGCTGCCCGTCAAGGATCACGAGGTGATCCTGGGCAAGTTCCTCGGGGCGCTGGGGCTCGTGCTCCTGCTCGTCGCCTCGACGCTGCTCTACCCGCTCATGATGTTCTGGAAGCCGTGGGATCTCGGCCCGCTCGACATGGGCCCGGTCTACTCGGGCTACCTCGGCCTCCTGCTCTACAGCGCCGCGGCGGTCTCGATCGGCCTGCTCATCTCGGCGCTCGCGGAGAGCCAGACGGTCGCGTTTTTCATCACGTTCGTGACGCTCTTCGCGCTCCACATGGTGGGCAGCGTCGCCGACAAGATGCCCACGCCCTGGCTGCGTGAGGCGATCTCTTTCATCAGCTTCGACACCCGCCTCGTGCCCTTCGCCAAGGGCATGATCAACACCCGTGACATCGTCTACTTCGCCTCGATCACCGTGGGCTGCCTGATGGCGGCGTTCCGCGCGCTCGAGCGTCGGAAGTGGGCGTAG
- a CDS encoding ATP-binding cassette domain-containing protein — protein MSTDVMIEANGLTKRYGAFRALDKVSFEVHRGEVVGFLGPNGAGKSTTMRILTCFISATGGTARVHGYDVFDDPLEVRKKIGYLPQRAPLYGEMNVWEYLSFVAEMRGLETSTFKKRMKGIVEICGLATSLGKDIRDLSHGYRQRVGLAQALVHDPPILILDEPTSDLDPNEKAEVIKYIQEIGKERTILLSTHNLSEVEQACARAIIVSKGRIVADGPLEEIRARTGKVRYVVQVHEKRIFEGGPAKKAPSAEEVQAALEKLPGVTSVIELPTDDRAHSFQLMGAQDGDIRPEIFQLVVSKGWLMLEMRREAQKLEDVFKALTKHDERRDRGRPIVDEDEDEDEASAAEEEDEDEDEDESDEDESDEDASDEDEDEDESDEDDKKKKG, from the coding sequence TTGTCTACCGACGTGATGATCGAGGCCAATGGGCTCACCAAGCGATACGGGGCGTTTCGCGCGCTCGACAAGGTGAGCTTCGAGGTCCACCGCGGGGAGGTGGTGGGCTTTCTCGGCCCGAACGGCGCCGGCAAGTCCACGACGATGCGCATCCTCACCTGCTTCATTTCCGCCACCGGCGGGACGGCGCGGGTGCATGGCTACGACGTATTCGACGATCCCCTCGAGGTCCGCAAGAAGATCGGCTACCTGCCCCAGCGCGCTCCCCTCTACGGGGAAATGAACGTCTGGGAGTACCTGAGCTTCGTCGCGGAGATGCGTGGGCTCGAGACGTCCACGTTCAAGAAGCGCATGAAGGGGATCGTCGAGATCTGCGGTCTCGCCACGAGCCTCGGCAAGGACATCCGCGACCTGTCGCACGGCTACAGGCAGCGCGTCGGCCTCGCCCAGGCGCTCGTGCACGACCCGCCCATTCTCATCCTCGACGAGCCGACGAGCGACCTCGACCCGAACGAGAAGGCCGAGGTCATCAAGTACATCCAGGAGATCGGCAAGGAGCGCACGATCCTCCTGTCGACGCACAACCTCTCCGAGGTCGAGCAGGCGTGCGCGCGCGCCATCATCGTCTCGAAGGGGCGCATCGTCGCCGACGGGCCGCTCGAGGAGATCCGCGCGAGGACCGGCAAGGTCCGCTACGTCGTGCAGGTGCACGAGAAGCGCATCTTCGAGGGAGGCCCCGCGAAGAAGGCGCCGAGCGCCGAGGAGGTGCAGGCGGCGCTCGAGAAGCTGCCCGGCGTGACGAGCGTGATCGAGCTCCCGACGGACGATCGCGCGCACAGCTTCCAGCTCATGGGCGCGCAGGACGGCGACATCCGGCCGGAGATCTTCCAGCTCGTGGTCTCGAAGGGCTGGCTCATGCTCGAGATGCGGCGCGAGGCGCAGAAGCTCGAGGACGTGTTCAAGGCGCTCACGAAGCACGACGAGCGCCGCGATCGCGGCCGTCCCATCGTCGACGAGGACGAGGACGAGGACGAAGCGTCGGCCGCCGAAGAGGAAGACGAGGACGAGGACGAAGACGAGTCCGACGAAGACGAGTCCGACGAGGACGCGTCCGACGAGGACGAGGACGAAGACGAGTCCGACGAGGACGACAAGAAGAAGAAGGGCTGA